In Mycobacteriales bacterium, the genomic stretch CTGCGCGCGGCCGAGGCGGCGGTCTCGCCGGTCTGGCCGGTCGGCCGGGCCGCGGTGGTGGCGACGCTCGACGTGGCGCCGGCGCCGGAGATCGGGCCCGATCCGGACCGCCTGCTGGTCGCTGCCTTCGCCGAGTCGATCCCGCAGCGGGGGCCGGTCGCGTACGGCTACCTGACCGAGCCCGATTTCCGGCGGCCGGTGGAGGCGGTGCTCGCGGACGTGCCGCCGGGGCGGTGGACCGTCCTCGCCCTCGGGACCACCGGCTCTCCTGACGGTGACCCCGGGAGTGGGGCGGAGTGGATCGCGCGGGCGACGGTCGCGGTCGGGCCGGACGGTCCGGTCCGGGTACGGCTGCGACTGCGGCCGGTCCGGGAGGCCGACCCGCCGATCGCGGTCACGCTCGCCTCGACCCTGGCCGCCCGCCGGGAGCTCCTCGAGCGCCGCCGTCGGCGCGGGACCGCGCCGACCCCCTTCCGGGTGGCCTGACCTGCCCCCGGATCCGGACGAGGAGCAGCGTATGGCGACCGGCCCGGGCACCGGACTCCGCCGGCGGGCCGCCGCCACCCTCGTCCGCCGGCCGCCGGCCGGACCCCCGCGGTCCGGGCCGGACGCGGTCTCTCAGGCCGTGACCCGCGGCGTCGAGTGGGCGGTCGACGGCGCCGGCCCGGAGGAGGACGAGCGGCGGCTGGCGACGGTCGAGCCCGAGCTGCGCGGGTTCGCGTACGAGGGCGCGGCGATGGCGTACACGATCCTGGACGTGCTGCCGGGCGGAGGTCGCGACCGGACCCGGCGGCTGCTCGACGGGCCGGGCCGTCCCCACCTGGTGCCCGTCCACCTCGGCATCGGCGCCGCGCTGGCCCGGCTGCCGCACCGGCTGTGGCGCCGGATCCTGCCCGACCTGGCCGACCCCGACCACTGCCCGCTGAGCTGGCTCGCGGTCGACGGCTACGGCTTCGAGCTCGCGTACGCCCACCTCCGCCGGTGCCTCGTCGAGCAGCGGGTGCCGGCCGCGTACCCATGGCCGGGCGCGCAGGCGTACGTGCCGCGGGTGGTGGACCAGGGGATCGGGCGGGCGCTCTGGTTCGTCCACGCCGGGGTCGCCGAGCAGGCCGGCGCGGCCGTGCTCCGGTTCCGGCCGGACCGGCAGCCGGACCTGTGGCGCGGCATCGGCTTCGCGGCCACGTACGCCGGGGGGACGCGGCCGGCCGGGCTGGCGCTGCTGGCCGGGCCGCACCGGGCCGAGCTCGGCACCGGGGCCGTGCTCGCGGCGAAGGCCCGGACGGACGCCGGCGTCGTACCGGCCCACACCGAGCAGGCCGCGCGGGCGCTCGCCGGGCTCCCGGTCGCGGCGGCCGCGGCCCTCGCCGACGAGGCGACCCGGATGGGCGACGAGCCGGGACCGGCGTACGAGCGGTGGCGCGAGCACGTCCGGGCGAACCTGCCGGCCGCGCTGCGTCCGACCGCCTGAGGGCGCAATCGGACAGCTCCGCAAGGCGGAGGTAGCCCCGCCGGAACCGGCGCTGTGACGATCAGAAGGCGGCGGGCGCGGACATCGCCCGGGCCGCACAGACATCACACGTGCCGATGGACAAGGAGATTTCGAGTGGGTGCAGGCATACGCGCGGCGCGGCGACGTGTCCTCACCCCAGGTCTGCCGGCGACCTCGCTCGACGGGCGCGGGTTCCACCCGAAGGACGCGGCCGCCCAGGAGCTGCTGACGGAGATCGGCCGGACCTACCGTGCCGGCTTCGGATCCGCCGCCGGGGCCCGGGCGCCGGCCGACGTGGAGCCGGACCTCGAGGCGGTGCCGACCCGGTACCGC encodes the following:
- a CDS encoding DUF1702 family protein, whose amino-acid sequence is MATGPGTGLRRRAAATLVRRPPAGPPRSGPDAVSQAVTRGVEWAVDGAGPEEDERRLATVEPELRGFAYEGAAMAYTILDVLPGGGRDRTRRLLDGPGRPHLVPVHLGIGAALARLPHRLWRRILPDLADPDHCPLSWLAVDGYGFELAYAHLRRCLVEQRVPAAYPWPGAQAYVPRVVDQGIGRALWFVHAGVAEQAGAAVLRFRPDRQPDLWRGIGFAATYAGGTRPAGLALLAGPHRAELGTGAVLAAKARTDAGVVPAHTEQAARALAGLPVAAAAALADEATRMGDEPGPAYERWREHVRANLPAALRPTA
- a CDS encoding AraC family transcriptional regulator, coding for MNAAVQQAVSAMRTRYAEPVTPRGLAAEAFVSPFHFSRVFSATTGTTPGRFLAAVRMFEAKRLLVSSPLTVAEIVAAIGYTSVGTFTSRFSGSVGLTPSRYREQQVGELLVTSSTGASRLPSIGTLRAAEAAVSPVWPVGRAAVVATLDVAPAPEIGPDPDRLLVAAFAESIPQRGPVAYGYLTEPDFRRPVEAVLADVPPGRWTVLALGTTGSPDGDPGSGAEWIARATVAVGPDGPVRVRLRLRPVREADPPIAVTLASTLAARRELLERRRRRGTAPTPFRVA